A DNA window from Drosophila virilis strain 15010-1051.87 chromosome 4, Dvir_AGI_RSII-ME, whole genome shotgun sequence contains the following coding sequences:
- the Hasp gene encoding sushi, von Willebrand factor type A, EGF and pentraxin domain-containing protein 1 isoform X1, whose product MNRLLLQCLVTTILVYKVISVPTSQTTVASGLTTTEIPQQDDDDDDWDEGDDSLESDDDGRVYKNPRNSPSTECPRDEEQATLLGQKCLRKCSSDEDCKSKKKKCLCDGVCGNSCIKPDRECPELAQPSLGQVTVAGRHFGARASYSCPHGYHVVGLQSRLCQADGNWAGAEPACKQNIYCLKPPQIEHARNSALPEQETFDLDSTVQYHCYTGYVTNGFPRAKCLAIDNLASWYGPDIQCEPRSCGQPPDPAYGWHAGECYTYGCKITYNCGTGYELVGKHERYCQSDGSWTPKELPTCVLVTSVVCPTPENPKNGKATYTTLAYNSVVSYECRYGYTLVGESSSRCGASAKWSGTVPSCKEINCGHPGVLYNGWIENIEAGTGLGASIIFRCQPEMLINGLGSSVCQIDGRWRNALPECLAPCVVPTISQGFVIPIEIITDENGTTIVTATTTTTPSPTQIVGGVEKVRHGTALEVKCDENYEFPVSLLSPPTCNNGTWSIIPRCVPARCKSMPKPPKHGMVMAPKTEHGMKARFKCKDGFKLVSPEGKDITDPHDYVLTCSFGNWTGETPKCDEVFCSFPGYIPNGKVLLVGNMGLYDYRPYVKKIVNNKQIMYDCDKGYVLEVGPPGATCVGGKWRPLDLPQCLLGQHPRLRWNRRRRRSLQLRQLRSVYLLRRQRQLQRQLAEHKDFARPAGTAGESRVKRSAYPNPNPSDIDVAYSKYYQKIKERYLRYVRRILGHNRLYKQVHVQDGRWYNQYNNPELVMMRKATHKWRNAADGEADLDDYGDMNEYRGGVLTLPNINQSSRYRSSPSSNEAPAPTAERQLSRNTTRALIEQLKSQIVRRRRKRSGSTASASSSATLPDADLDTSDGGEAGKAAGGKRLRGPCEDLDWDSFANITTVRPGKAPGRNSVGIMLHLECNAGFKLNIKGENATARCIRGIWKPDTPKCMSAPCLVPAVEHGKYYKVEPHTKQLSDKPSLTPLSTYEEIQSNEFITLECEEGFNIQGSAQLRCAHGSWSVNAFSECTSLPCTLPNIPGVIYEGGYRAGLTIGHGSTVSVRCELSTNANPIEMSCLKGVLTPPSIPCESGLRKSREELERATPTSTAHTKIEHELDELQHLHDNNTEDHGDELKMCGHPSLTDGALVYKNADHAEIEGAYESGTEIFFNCIPNAAGDRQTWRIICDNGQWVGRSYNCENGTCLFKNNEANVVSFYNDLEIREDVVEFPPGATIISRCVDIGKFSMTGSHERTCIHSEWTNTKPVCSGLNQENDYAMEKAPTILFRHQNGPIAQSNDGKLIVYPGTTLHMECLWMRRFGNPKWNVSHVYKNYTEGWVTEADEGRDSTLEYRLSIFDAVAEDSGTYSCMTPARHEHAVEVVVKEINCPEIPIRRGLIVNTNDTKLSTRVLLSCSNGNSLIGASELFCLPSGNWSALLPVCESVECGDIPLMPNNVSSPRVSVLSREVGGRAAFSCSTGYGLRGPSEAICLPTGEWATPFPTCVEVQCDNPGAPQNGYAQGSAPYRAGDVVQFNCNPEYMMQGQPIIACQDNGRWSGGLPKCVQACSYPGTAISGRMSSVKFYYAIGESITFTCDAGLELRGSKVLKCMKNGKWSSAIPTCVANDAPAGAVGTNKHLATMG is encoded by the exons ATGAAtcgtctgctgctgcagtgtcTGGTGACCACGATTCTGGTCTACAAAG TCATCTCGGTGCCCACCAGCCAGACAACAGTGGCCAGCGGACTAACCACCACGGAGATACCGCAACaggatgatgacgatgacgactgGGACGAGGGCGATGATTCGTTGGAGTCCGATGATGATGGGCGCGTCTATAAGAATCCGCGCAATTCGCCCTCCACGGAGTGCCCGCGGGATGAGGAGCAGGCCACGCTGCTGGGCCAGAAATGTTTGCGCAAGTGCTCGTCGGATGAGGATTGCAAGAGcaagaaaaagaaatgccTATGCGATGGCGTCTGCGGCAATTCCTGCATCAAGCCCG ATCGTGAATGTCCAGAGCTAGCCCAACCCAGTCTGGGGCAGGTCACCGTGGCCGGTCGTCACTTTGGCGCTCGCGCTTCCTATTCCTGTCCACATGGCTACCATGTGGTGGGCCTGCAGAGCCGCCTCTGCCAGGCCGACGGCAACTGGGCCGGCGCCGAGCCAGCCTGCAAGCAGAACA TCTACTGCCTGAAGCCGCCGCAGATTGAGCATGCACGCAACTCGGCACTGCCCGAGCAGGAAACCTTCGACCTGGACTCAACGGTTCAATACCATTGCTATACGGGCTATGTGACCAACGGGTTTCCACGTGCCAAGTGCCTGGCCATCGACAATCTGGCCAGCTGGTACGGACCGGACATACAGTGCGAAC CTCGTTCCTGTGGCCAACCTCCGGATCCCGCCTACGGCTGGCACGCCGGCGAGTGCTACACCTACGGCTGCAAGATAACCTACAACTGCGGCACGGGCTACGAGCTGGTGGGCAAGCACGAGCGCTACTGTCAATCGGATGGCTCCTGGACGCCCAAGGAGCTGCCGACCTGTGTCT TGGTCACTTCTGTGGTCTGTCCCACGCCGGAGAATCCCAAGAACGGCAAGGCCACGTACACAACCTTGGCCTACAATTCGGTGGTTAGCTACGAGTGCCGTTATGGCTACACCCTGGTGGGCGAGAGCTCCAGCCGCTGCGGAGCCAGCGCCAAGTGGAGCGGCACCGTGCCCAGCTGCAAGG AGATCAACTGCGGACATCCGGGCGTGCTGTACAATGGCTGGATCGAGAATATCGAGGCGGGCACGGGCCTGGGCGCCAGCATCATCTTTCGCTGCCAGCCGGAAATGCTGATCAACGGCTTGGGCTCCAGTGTCTGTCAAATCGATGGACGCTGGCGCAACGCCTTGCCCGAGTGCCTGGCGCCTTGTGTGGTGCCCACCATATCCCAGGGCTTTGTCATACCCATTGAGATAATAACCGATGAGAATGGGACTACGATAGTCACGGCCACGACGACCACAACGCCATCGCCCACCCAAATTGTGGGCGGCGTGGAGAAGGTCAGGCACGGCACAGCGCTGGAGGTCAAGTGCGATGAGAACTATGAGTTTCCCGTCTCGCTACTGAGTCCGCCAACCTGCAACAATGGCACTTGGAGCATCATACCACGTTGTGTGCCCGCACGTTGCAAGAGCATGCCCAAGCCGCCGAAGCATGGCATGGTAATGGCTCCCAAGACGGAGCACGGCATGAAGGCGAGATTCAAGTGCAAGGATGGCTTTAAGCTGGTCAGTCCCGAGGGCAAGGACATTACCGATCCGCACGACTATGTGCTTACGTGCTCCTTCGGCAACTGGACCGGCGAGACGCCCAAATGCGATGAGGTCTTCTGCTCCTTTCCGGGCTACATACCCAATGGCAAGGTGCTGCTCGTGGGCAACATGGGACTCTACGATTATCGGCCGTATGTCAAGAAGATTGTCAACAACAAGCAGATCATGTACGACTGCGACAAGGGCTACGTCCTGGAG GTGGGCCCGCCTGGCGCTACCTGTGTCGGTGGCAAATGGCGTCCACTGGATCTGCCGCAGTGTCTACTTGGCCAGCATCCGCGTTTGCGCTGGAATCGTCGCCGCCGGCGTTCTTTGCAGCTGCGCCAGCTACGCTCCGTCTATCTGCTGCGGCGTCAGCGTCAACTCCAACGCCAATTGGCCGAGCACAAGGATTTCGCACGGCCGG CTGGAACGGCGGGTGAAAGCAGAGTTAAGCGCAGCGCCTATCCCAATCCCAATCCGTCAGACATTGATGTGGCCTACTCCAAGTACTATCAGAAGATCAAGGAGCGCTACCTGCGCTATGTGCGAAGGATTTTGGGCCACAATCGCCTGTACAAGCAGGTGCACGTCCAGGACGGACGCTGGTACAACCAGTACAACAATCCGGAGCTGGTCATGATGCGCAAGGCCACCCACAAGTGGCGCAATGCAGCCGATGGCGAAGCCGACCTCGATGACTATGGGGACATGAACGAGTATCGTGGCGGTGTGCTCACCTTGCCCAACATAAATCAGAGCTCGCGTTATCGCTCGTCGCCCAGTTCCAATGAGGCACCAGCACCGACAGCCGAACGCCAGTTGTCCAGGAATACGACACGCGCTTTAATCGAACAGCTGAAATCCCAAATCGTGCGTCGTCGTCGCAAGCGCAGCGGCTCCACGGCGTCCGCGTCCTCATCGGCCACGCTGCCCGATGCCGACCTGGACACGAGCGATGGCGGCGAGGCGGGCAAGGCTGCCGGTGGCAAGCGGCTACGTGGTCCTTGCGAGGATCTCGACTGGGATTCGTTTGCCAATATAACCACGGTGCGACCAGGTAAGGCGCCGGGCAGAAACTCGGTGGGCATTATGCTGCATCTGGAGTGCAATGCGGGCTTCAAGCTGAACATCAAGGGTGAGAATGCGACGGCACGTTGCATACGCGGCATCTGGAAGCCGGATACGCCGAAGTGCATGTCGGCCCCGTGCCTGGTGCCTGCAGTGGAGCATGGCAAGTACTACAAAGTGGAGCCGCACACCAAGCAGCTGAGCGATAAGCCCTCGCTGACGCCGCTCTCCACCTACGAGGAGATCCAGTCCAATGAGTTCATAACTCTCGAGTGCGAGGAGGGATTCAACATTCAG GGATCCGCCCAGCTGCGTTGCGCCCATGGCTCCTGGTCGGTCAACGCCTTCTCCGAATGCACCTCGCTGCCGTGCACGCTGCCCAACATACCGGGCGTCATCTACGAG GGCGGTTATCGTGCTGGCCTCACCATTGGCCATGGCAGCACGGTCAGCGTTCGCTGTGAGCTGTCCACCAATGCCAATCCCATCGAGATGTCTTGTCTGAAGGGCGTCCTAACCCCTCCTAGTATACCCTGCGAGTCGGGCTTGCGCAAATCTCGGGAGGAGCTGGagcgtgccacgcccacttccACAGCACACACGAAAATCGAGCACGAGCTGGACGAGCTGCAACATCTGCACGACAACAACACGGAGGACCACGGCGATGAGCTGAAAATGTGCGGCCATCCCAGCCTGACGGACGGCGCCCTGGTTTACAA AAACGCCGACCATGCGGAGATTGAGGGCGCCTACGAAAGCGGCACAGAGATATTCTTCAATTGCATACCCAACGCAGCAGGCGATCGTCAGACCTGGCGCATCATATGCGACAACGGGCAGTGGGTGGGACGCTCCTACAATTGCG AAAACGGCACGTGCTTATTCAAAAACAACGAAGCAAATGTGGTCAGCTTTTACAATGATCTGGAAATTAGAGAGGACGTCGTGGAGTTTCCTCCAGGTGCTACTATTATATCCAG ATGCGTTGACATTGGCAAGTTCTCGATGACTGGCAGCCACGAGCGGACCTGCATACACTCGGAGTGGACCAACACGAAGCCCGTCTGCTCAGGTCTTAATCAGGAAAATGATTATGCGA TGGAGAAGGCGCCCACCATACTGTTCCGGCATCAGAACGGACCCATCGCCCAGAGCAATGATGGCAAGCTCATTGTGTATCCGGGCACCACGCTGCACATGGAATGCCTGTGGATGCGTCGCTTCGGTAATCCCAAGTGGAATGTCAGTCATGTCTACAA AAACTATACCGAGGGCTGGGTAACGGAGGCGGATGAGGGACGAGATTCAACGCTGGAATATCGTCTGAGCATATTCGATGCGGTGGCCGAGGACTCCGGCACCTACTCCTGCATGACACCCGCCCGACATGAGCATGCCGTTGAGGTGGTCGTTAAGGAAATCAATTGCCCAGAGATACCCATAAGGCGTGGCTTGATAGTCAATACGAACGATACGAAACTGAGCACACGCGTGCTGTTGTCCTGTTCGAATGGCAACTCGTTGATTGGCGCATCGGAGCTGTTTTGTTTACCCAGTGGCAATTGGAGCGCGCTGTTGCCGGTTTGCGAGAGCGTGGAGTGCGGCGATATACCGCTGATGCCGAATAATGTTAGCTCGCCGCGCGTTTCCGTGCTGTCGCGTGAGGTGGGCGGACGAGCGGCATTCTCCTGCTCCACGGGTTACGGATTGCGCGGCCCATCTGAGGCCATCTGTTTGCCTACGGGCGAATGGGCGACACCGTTTCCAACATGTGTCGAAGTGCAATGCGATAATCCTGGTGCGCCGCAAAACGGTTACGCCCAGGGCTCGGCACCATATCGTGCCGGCGACGTGGTCCAATTCAATTGCAACCCGGAGTATATGATGCAAGGTCAGCCAATAATTGCCTGTCAGGATAACGGACGCTGGTCGGGCGGTTTGCCCAAATGTGTGCAGGCCTGTTCGTATCCAGGCACCGCGATCAGCGGACGCATGTCCTCGGTCAAGTTCTACTATGCCATCGGCGAGAGCATTACCTTCACCTGCGACGCCGGTCTCGAACTGCGCGGCTCGAAGGTACTCAAGTGCATGAAGAATGGCAAATGGTCTAGCGCTATACCGACTTGTGTGGCAAATGATGCGCCCGCCGGCGCCGTCGGTACCAATAAACATTTGGCAACCATGGGTTAA
- the Hasp gene encoding protein lev-9 isoform X2, with protein sequence MNRLLLQCLVTTILVYKVISVPTSQTTVASGLTTTEIPQQDDDDDDWDEGDDSLESDDDGRVYKNPRNSPSTECPRDEEQATLLGQKCLRKCSSDEDCKSKKKKCLCDGVCGNSCIKPDRECPELAQPSLGQVTVAGRHFGARASYSCPHGYHVVGLQSRLCQADGNWAGAEPACKQNIYCLKPPQIEHARNSALPEQETFDLDSTVQYHCYTGYVTNGFPRAKCLAIDNLASWYGPDIQCEPRSCGQPPDPAYGWHAGECYTYGCKITYNCGTGYELVGKHERYCQSDGSWTPKELPTCVSDNINANLTTTQPGPIRASE encoded by the exons ATGAAtcgtctgctgctgcagtgtcTGGTGACCACGATTCTGGTCTACAAAG TCATCTCGGTGCCCACCAGCCAGACAACAGTGGCCAGCGGACTAACCACCACGGAGATACCGCAACaggatgatgacgatgacgactgGGACGAGGGCGATGATTCGTTGGAGTCCGATGATGATGGGCGCGTCTATAAGAATCCGCGCAATTCGCCCTCCACGGAGTGCCCGCGGGATGAGGAGCAGGCCACGCTGCTGGGCCAGAAATGTTTGCGCAAGTGCTCGTCGGATGAGGATTGCAAGAGcaagaaaaagaaatgccTATGCGATGGCGTCTGCGGCAATTCCTGCATCAAGCCCG ATCGTGAATGTCCAGAGCTAGCCCAACCCAGTCTGGGGCAGGTCACCGTGGCCGGTCGTCACTTTGGCGCTCGCGCTTCCTATTCCTGTCCACATGGCTACCATGTGGTGGGCCTGCAGAGCCGCCTCTGCCAGGCCGACGGCAACTGGGCCGGCGCCGAGCCAGCCTGCAAGCAGAACA TCTACTGCCTGAAGCCGCCGCAGATTGAGCATGCACGCAACTCGGCACTGCCCGAGCAGGAAACCTTCGACCTGGACTCAACGGTTCAATACCATTGCTATACGGGCTATGTGACCAACGGGTTTCCACGTGCCAAGTGCCTGGCCATCGACAATCTGGCCAGCTGGTACGGACCGGACATACAGTGCGAAC CTCGTTCCTGTGGCCAACCTCCGGATCCCGCCTACGGCTGGCACGCCGGCGAGTGCTACACCTACGGCTGCAAGATAACCTACAACTGCGGCACGGGCTACGAGCTGGTGGGCAAGCACGAGCGCTACTGTCAATCGGATGGCTCCTGGACGCCCAAGGAGCTGCCGACCTGTGTCT CGGATAACATTAACGCAAATCTAACTACGACCCAACCAGGCCCAATTAGAGCTTCCGAATAG
- the LOC6633910 gene encoding uncharacterized protein has translation MGNVCSSGQKKKKDKDSSSEKSDDSPPYEEAGADKKEALLTHDANDIKERRAPLADVEALPEATQINDTCGNQQQQQQRPHQMPQPKPIASEKDSNSTTPQGAQAPSDVANVSPGMSNLSMLQGKPPPGRKIERDKKIVIYILADNSTEYKKHKRVIYSLYKHFKSKCQSKGFDFIIADVHDSESTAKDAAATGASLEQANGNPKKDFSRLQEVKRWTQTPLEAQGGHEEAANCLCEITRHATGAYIIPVLFLGSTLGTPMLPLTIESQDFTSVLSAASDAEKLLLEKWYTIDNSYQPMCHRLYTQQIDPYSTQVNAELNELLAVLLRLFSDDVKDSYLTTVVEQEINNTVLISQELAKRCIWIQTGAHYSRAPDNAIQLELEVLRRITRIYAELKSQLCEKNLIRMLPTMNILDDELSAVIENLLDKSLAGIFEEHQQKSIPYNTLGVDRVLLEEIQLIGHYSKLLAQNSANFDIMNDVKRYIRDGTAQPLVISGARGSGKSVLVSKIMENVHRWKPEAQLVLRYANLSARSSDISSLFGSIANQMSVLETGQQCQVPHTLEAYAGVIREILGRQQRFFVLIIDGLDELQCDMALDWLPMQLGSCGKLILTVSEKEDEDASGDSFDMLAALAQLGIPQRCFLRLRQFTERQWHDILSSGGGDFYAANGALKLPDDWKSLHGKTPYHAKSLWWLAWLGHVSQPISEIGDISSKILQVLESKFAADQVELLLLIVRLSPWGIRESDCLGVFQKITQLEAQVVFKIWSKFCWLMGPMLLGLKNIRIADRSFGRAVLARYAQKQWLVHEALRDYFDRQDSEFKGSAGAKTYNYQKYLKLPYHHFCAVIEDKPAAHKIDILYNCFYFTDLQWIANKVHATGPAHLMHDILHAEWLAGQEGSKGYVHINFLKQFLVRYLHELSYDGQQFYTLMKYYLKTRFKESSELKDDEKIRSWWEYTNELEFAFLEILNADLDANDNDNDKGPVEGDDSSQAASASVRGYDVLMNLPQPGCYVASLCTERAEICIWDVKNCCRIRELQGIPQPTAMCPVGNYEAAVLCRREIRVINLDEGKFKVTLKGVMNQKMPYFGLHDQNHLVCLSRNRMYVNLMNLESGDCVTTFKAGEDRFLNSLLVSGDGRILVCGDETQKPFPLLVWHLSQRKLLYDLRIPHHDFVTSLSAITHEGSYVCVVAKELNEPTTPNFIVVYDLQSGTLFKKWKPSCNTVALAISQVNACVIAGLEDAKILIWDLVTGNCKCTLIGHNAPVTYLKLDPLGKVLLSFDKEGRDSAIRMWELSSAKSLAVFKPPAQISTCEILPNGAFVVLALRDRNDLLTLALKNYGGSSTANALEDDCGTLYGNPDNQHKVFNLSN, from the exons ATGGGCAACGTGTGCAGCTCCGgccagaagaaaaagaaggaTAAGGACAGCTCATCCGAGAAATCAGATGA CTCCCCACCCTACGAGGAAGCCGGCGCAGATAAAAAGGAGGCGCTGCTAACTCACGATGCCAACGACATTAAGGAGAGAAGAGCGCCGCTGGCCGATGTGGAGGCCCTGCCGGAGGCGACGCAGATTAATGACACATGTGgcaatcagcagcaacagcagcagcgtccACATCAGATGCCCCAGCCGAAGCCGATTGCATCAGAGAAGG ACTCCAATAGCACAACACCGCAGGGGGCGCAGGCGCCAAGCGATGTGGCCAATGTTAGTCCGGGCATGAGCAATCTCAGTATGCTGCAGGGCAAGCCGCCGCCCGGCCGCAAGATCGAGCGCGACAAGAAGATTGTCATCTATATACTGGCCGACAATAGCACCGAGTACAAGAAGCACAAGCGTGTCATCTACAGCCTgtacaaacattttaaaagcaaGTGCCAAAGCAAAGGATTCGACTTTATTATTGCCGATGTGCACGACAGCGAGTCGACGGCAAAGGATGCGGCAGCGACGGGGGCGTCGCTGGAGCAGGCGAATGGCAATCCAAAAAAGGACTTCTCAAGGCTGCAGGAGGTTAAGCGCTGGACGCAAACGCCGCTGGAGGCACAGGGCGGCCACGAGGAGGCAGCCAATTGTCTGTGCGAAATAACCCGCCATGCGACCGGAGCCTACATCATACCCGTGCTCTTTCTGGGCTCCACCCTGGGCACACCCATGCTGCCGCTCACAATCGAGAGCCAGGACTTCACCTCGGTACTGAGCGCCGCCAGCGACGCGGAGAAACTGCTGCTGGAGAAGTGGTATACCATTGATAACTCGTATCAGCCAATGTGCCATCGGCTGTATACGCAGCAAATCGATCCCTACTCCACGCAGGTCAATGCCGAGCTGAACGAGCTGCTCGCCGTGCTGCTGCGTCTCTTTTCGGACGACGTCAAGGATTCGTATCTGACAACTGTCGTCGAGCAGGAGATCAACAACACGGTGCTAATAAGTCAGGAGCTGGCCAAACGCTGCATTTGGATACAAACAGGTGCCCACTACTCACGCGCCCCTGATAACGCCATCCAGCTGGAGCTCGAGGTGCTGCGGCGCATAACACGCATCTATGCCGAGCTCAAGAGTCAGCTGTGCGAGAAGAATCTCATACGAATGTTGCCCACCATGAACATCCTCGACGACGAACTGTCTGCGGTAATTGAAAATCTGCTGGACAAATCGCTGGCGGGCATCTTTGAGGAGCATCAGCAAAAGAGCATACCCTACAACACGCTGGGCGTGGACCGCGTCCTGCTCGAAGAGATTCAGCTGATTGGCCACTACTCAAAGCTGCTCGCTCAGAACTCGGCCAACTTCGACATCATGAATGATGTCAAGCGTTACATACGCGATGGAACCGCACAACCGTTGGTCATCTCAGGTGCTCGAGGGAGCGGCAAAAGTGTGCTCGTGTCCAAGATTATGGAGAACGTGCATCGTTGGAAGCCGGAGGCACAGCTGGTGCTGAG ATATGCCAATTTGAGCGCACGCTCCTCGGACATCAGCTCGCTGTTTGGATCCATAGCCAATCAAATGTCGGTGCTCGAGACGGGCCAACAATGTCAGGTGCCACAC ACACTGGAAGCCTATGCCGGAGTTATAAGGGAGATTTTGGGAAGACAACAGCGGTTTTTTGTGCTGATTATCGATGGATTGGATGAGCTGCAGTGCGATATGGCACTGGATTGGCTGCCGATGCAGCTGGGCAGCTGCGGCAAGCTGATATTGACTGTCAGCGAGAAGGAGGACGAGGATGCTAGCGGTGATTCGTTTGATATGCTCGCCGCGCTGGCGCAGCTGGGCATTCCGCAGCGCTGTTTTCTTCGTCTGCGCCAGTTTACGGAGCGCCAGTGGCACGATATACTCAGCTCCGGCGGCGGCGACTTCTACGCGGCAAACGGGGCGCTCAAACTGCCTGACGATTGGAAATCTCTGCACGGCAAGACGCCATACCATGCGAAGTCGCTCTGGTGGCTGGCCTGGCTTGGCCATGTGTCGCAGCCGATCAGCGAAATCGGCGACATATCCAGTAAGATACTGCAGGTGCTAGAGAGCAAGTTTGCCGCCGACCAGGTGGAACTGTTGCTTCTGATCGTGCGTCTCTCGCCTTGGGGCATACGCGAGAGCGATTGCTTGGGAGTTTTTCAAAAGATCACACAGCTGGAGGCGCAGGTCGTCTTCAAAATATGGTCCAAGTTCTGTTGGCTGATGGGGCCAATGCTTTTAGGTCTTAAGAATATAAGAATAGCGGACAGAAGCTTCGGGCGCGCCGTCCTGGCGAGGTATGCGCAGAAGCAGTGGCTGGTACATGAAGCGCTACGGGACTACTTCGATCGTCAGGACAGCGAGTTCAAGGGCAGCGCTGGCGCGAAAAC CTACAACTACCAGAAGTACTTAAAACTGCCTTATCATCACTTCTGTGCGGTTATCGAGGATAAGCCGGCGGCGCACAAAATCGATATACTCTACAATTGCTTCTACTTTACGGACTTGCAGTGGATAGCCAATAAGGTGCATGCAACGGGGCCGGCGCATTTAATGCATGACATTCTGCATGCCGAGTGGTTGGCTGGCCAGGAGGGATCCAAGGGCTATGTGCATATCAACTTTCTAAAGCAGTTCCTGGTGCGATACCTCCACGAGCTCAGCTATGACGGTCAGCAATTCTACACGCTtatgaaatattatttgaaGACGCGCTTCAAGGAGTCGTCTGAGCTTAAAGACGATGAGAAAATACGCTCCTGGTGGGAGTATACCAATGAGCTGGAGTTTGCCTTTCTCGAGATACTCAACGCCGATCTCGATgccaatgacaatgacaatgataaGGGACCAGTCGAAGGCGACGATTCCAGCCAAGCCGCTTCAGCCTCTGTCCGGGGCTACGATGTGCTCATGAATCTGCCGCAACCGGGCTGCTATGTGGCGTCCTTGTGTACAGAGCGTGCCGAGATTTGCATCTGGGATGTAAAGAACTGCTGTCGCATACGCGAACTTCAGGGCATACCGCAGCCGACGGCCATGTGTCCAGTTGGTAATTACGAGGCAGCTGTGCTGTGTCGTCGCGAGATTCGAGTCATCAACTTGGACGAGGGCAAGTTTAAG GTCACATTAAAGGGCGTGATGAACCAGAAGATGCCCTACTTTGGCCTGCACGATCAGAACCACCTGGTTTGTCTCTCACGCAATCGCATGTATGTGAATCTAATGAATCTGGAGTCGGGCGATTGTGTGACCACCTTTAAGGCGGGCGAGGATCGCTTCCTGAACTCGCTGCTAGTCTCCGGCGACGGACG GATTTTGGTTTGCGGCGACGAGACGCAGAAGCCATTTCCTCTGCTCGTTTGGCATTTATCGCAACGTAAATTGCTCTACGATCTGCGAATTCCGCATCATGACTTTGTCACCTCGCTGTCAGCCATCACGCACGAGGGatcttatgtgtgtgtggtagcCAAGGAACTCAACGAGCCAACAACGCCAAATTTCATTGTGGTCTATGATCTGCAGAGCGGTACTTTGTTCAAGAAATGGAAGCCCAGCTGTAACACAGTTGCTCTGGCCATATCCCAAGTGAACGCTTGTGTCATTGCCGGCCTGGAGGATGCCAAGATATTAATATGGGATCTGGTTACGGGCAACTGCAAGTGTACGCTTATTGGACACAATGCGCCTGTCACATACTTGAAACTGGATCCATTGGGCAAAGTGTTGTTGTCGTTCGACAAGGAAGGCCGCGACAGCGCGATACGCATGTGGGAGTTGAGCTCAG CCAAATCCTTGGCTGTCTTTAAGCCCCCGGCACAGATCAGCACCTGCGAGATATTGCCAAATGGTGCGTTCGTTGTATTGGCCCTCAGAGATCGCAATGATCTGCTGACGCTGGCGCTGAAGAATTATGGTGGCAGCAGCACTGCCAACGCCCTGGAGGATGACTGTGGCACCTTATATGGCAATCCCGACAACCAGCacaaagttttcaatttaagtAATTAA